ACACGCAGGACCTCTTCGGCGGCACGTACAGCGGGTCGCTCCGGATCGCGAGCAACGACCCGGACGAGGGTGTCTTCGTCGTCCCGGCCTCGCTCACCGCGGTCGGCACCGCCGACATCGCCTCGGAGCCGGCGAGCCTCGACTTCGGCTCCCTCTACATCAGCCAGTCCCGCGATCTCACGGTCGAGGTGCGGAACGACGGCAGCGACGTCTTGACGATCGCCTCCGGATCGACCGGGCATCCGGCCTACTCCCTGGTGGGGGCGACGTTCCCGATCACGCTCGGGCATCGCGGCCGGACGATTCTCACGGTGCGATTCGCGCCAACCGAACCCTGCTATCCGCCGAATCCGTGCGCGGGAAGCCTCGACCTCGCATCGAACGACCCGGACGAGGGAACCTTCTCGATTCCGCTCACCGGCATCGGTCTGATCCCGCCCGAGGCCGTGACGGACCCGACGTCGCTCCGCGCGGCACTCGCGACGACGCTCGGGCCGTCCGCGCTCACGCGCACGAAGACGCTCCGCCTCAGCAACACGGGCGGTTCGGACCTGGACTTCACCGCGAGCGCGCTCTCGCTCCTTCCCGCGGCGGCGGACGCCACGCCGTCGGCGGAGCAGGGAAAGGATGATCCGGGTCAGCCGGGCGAGGCCGTCAACGCCTCCTCGGGCGGGCCGGACGCGTTCGGGTACCGCTGGGCCGACAGTGATGATCCGGTCCAGGGGACGCCGTTCGAGTGGATCGACATCACGGCGACCGGCACCCAGATCCCGTTCACGGGCGACGACCAGAACCAGGGGCCGTTCCCGCTCTCCTTCCCGTTCACGTACTACGGCCAGACGTTCACCGACTTCCGCGCGTGCACGAACGGATGGATCTCGTTCACCAGCACGGCCACGACGTTCACGAACACCGGGCTTCCGAACGCAGCCACGGCCACGCCGAACAACCTGCTGGCGGCGTTCTGGGACGATCTCACGTTCAGCTCGGCGGGCGACGTCTACTATCACGGGGACGCCACGCGGTTCGTGATCTCCTATGTGAACGTGCCGAGGCTGGGAACGGGCGGCGGGCCGTACACGTTCCAGATCATCCTCTACCCGAGCGGCACGATCGACTTCCAGTACCAGACCATGTCGGGCACGCGCCTGAACGAGGCCACGATCGGCATCCAGAACGCGGCGAAGGACATCGGCCTCCAGGTGGTGTTCAACAGCGCGTACGTGAAGAACAACCACCGGATCCGGTTCTCGACGCTCCCGGGCTGGCTCACGGTGAGCCCAGCTTCCGGGACGGTGCCCGTGGGCGGCCACCTGGATCTCGCGGTCGGATTCAGCGCGCAGGGTCTGGCCGACGGCGATTACGACGGAGGCGTCCGGATCGCGAGCAACGATCTGACCGATCCCGTGATCGACGTGCTGGCGGATCTCCATGTCGGTTCGATCAGCCTCTCCTTCGATCTCGATCCGAGCACGCTCAACCGCTCCTCGAACGGGAACTGGGTGAGCAGCTACGTCGAGCCGTCCGCCGCGTACGACCCGCACGACATCCGTCCTTCGAGCCTCCTGCTCCAGCGGTCGGTGCCGTGGGCCGCGGGATCGCCGATTTCGTACGAGGACAAGGACGCCGACGGTCTGCCGGAAGGCGCATACAAGTTCGGCAGGCTTCCGCTCCTCTCGATCCTTCCCGACGGAAACAGCGTCCCGGTCGAGGTCATCGGAGAGCTCGAGGACATCACGTGGTTCTCGGGCACGGATCACATCCGCGTTCTGCGGCCGCGCATGATCACGGCGGCGGGGATGGAGGACGGTCCGGAGAAGGAGAGCACGGGACCGACGTATTCGCCGGGATACTCGCTCTATCTGGCGTGGGACGACCCCGAAGGGTACACGGCGGACTCTTACGACATCTGGTTCAGCGCCGACGGCGGCACGAGCTGGACGCTCCTGGCCGGCGGCCTTCAGGCCCACCAGTACACCTGGACGGTTCCCTCCCAGCAGACGACCGAGGGGATTCTCGAGGTCGTGGCGATGGACGCCCAGGGGGCCATGGGTTCCTGGCTCTCGCCGGTGTTCACGATCCAGTCCGTCACGACGGGTGTCGAATCCGAGACCGCTTCGCTCCCGAAGTCGTTCGGCATGCGGCTCCTCGGCGCGAACCCGTCGGTGAGCGGTGATGCGAAAGTGGAGCTGGCGCTGCCCACCTCGGCTCCGGTCCAGGTCCGGATCTACAACGTTCGCGGCTCACTGGTCCGGTCGCTGGTCGAGAACCGGACGCTCGCGGCGGGGCGGCACCCGGTTCGCTGGGACGGCCGCACCAACGCGGGGAGCGCGGCCGGTTCCGGAATCTACTTCGTCCAGATGACCACGCAGGGCAAGACGTATCAAACGCGAGTCGCGATGGTTCGCTGACCGCGACGCACCCGCTTCGATTCTCCGGCGCTCCGGGGCCTCGCGCCCCGGGGCGCCGATTCTCTTCCGCGACCTCGCCTGCGGTCCGTTCTAAGATGGATGCATGGCACCCGCATGGATCCGCCCGTGGCCCCGGGATCGCGCGACGCGGCGCGCCTACGTGGACGACGTGTTCCGCCGCGTGGCGCCGCAGTACGACCGCCTCACGCGGCTCCTCTCCTTCGGCCAGGACGATCGGTGGAAGTCCACCCTGGTCGGCCTGCTCCCCGATGGTTCGCGCGAGATGCGCGTTCTCGACCTCGCGACGGGAACCGCGGCGTTCCCGCTCCTCCTCCGGAACGCGGGGCACCGGGGGACGATCGTGGGGGTGGACCGGAGCCGCGCGATGCTGCGGCGCGGACGAGCGAAGTGCGCCGAGGATCCTCGCATCCGGTTCGTCGAGAGTGACCTGAACGCGCTCCCGTTCTCGCCCGGCACGTTCGACGTGATCCTCATCGGGTACGGTCTTCGCTATCTCGACGACCTGGGGGAATCGATGCGCGCGGCGCACCGCGTGCTGCGCCCCGGAGGAGTGCTCCTCTCCCTCGACTTCGGCCTTCCGGCGCGGCGCTGGTACCGGACCCTCTGCCTCACGTACCTCTTCGTGTTCGGCACGATCTGGGGACTCCTCCTCCACCGCAGGGCCGACACGTACTGGCACATCGTGGAGTCGCTGCGGGCGTATCCCGGGCAGGAGGCGCTCGAGCGCGCGATTCTCGACGCGGGATTCGCGCGGGTCGCGATCGTGGAGCAGCTCGGAGGGATCTCGGTGCTGGCCCGCGCCGAGCGCGCGGCGGGCGCGGCGCGCTCAGCCGCCGCGGGCGAGGAGCGCGTAGACGGGGAGCTTGATGCATTCGCCGAGGACGAGCGAGCGGCCGGCGCGATCGCGCCACCACGCGTCGCGAGGCGCCGATGACCGCGACTCCGGGACCGCCGCGACCGCGACCCGGACCGGCTCCCCGGAAAGCGCGCGTCGGACGCTGAGGAGCGCGCGGCGCGAGTGGGCGGCCGTGGTGACGGCGGTGAGGGTGCGCCATCCCCGCCCGCGGGCCAGCCGCGCGATCGCGCGGGCCTCGGCGAGCGTGCCGAGTCTCCCTCGGGGCATCCACTCCGCGCGCGCTCCGGCACGGTCGACGACCACGAGGAAGTGACGCCGCGACGGAGGCGTCCGCTCGACGAGATCCCGGAGTCCTCCGTCGGAGTCGAGGCCCAGGCCGGGGAACCGGCGCCACTCGAAACGCCCCACGCTCAGGATCAGGACCGGCGCGATCCCCGCGCGCCAGAGAGCGACCGCGTACGGCGCGCGCTCCGGGCGCCCCGCGAAGCAGAAGAGGGCGTCACTCGGAGCGGGCGAAACCGAGCGGTCCAGAAGGTCGGCGAGTCCGGCAAGGAGGCGCGAGAGAGGGGAAGCGCCAGGTCGTGGGGCCGCGTCCGGGGCGGCCGCCATCAGCGCACGAGAACGAAGATCGCCGCCACTCCGAGCGCCATCCCGGCGAGGCCGAGGGGCACGAAGAACCGCACCGCTCCTCGTCCCAGGGCGCCGGCCACGGCCGCCTTGAAGACCGAGTTCGAGATGAGCCCGACCGCGATCGACTGGGCCGCCACCAGCGCCATCGAGGGATCTTGAGCCGTGCGGGCCATGGAGATCGTGAGCGCGTCGAGATCCGTGAGTCCGAGCACCGCGCCGGAAGCGAGGAGGCCCTCCTCGCCCCAGATCTCCCGGGCTCCGTGAACGAGGAACAGGACTGCCTGGAACAGGACGGCCATCTGGAGCGCGGACCGGAGATGGAGCGGATTGGAGGGCTCTTCGGCGCGTCCCTCCCCCTTCATGCGCCTCCATCCCACCGCGAGGACCACGAGCCCCACCGCGAGCGGCGCGGCCACGTAGGGCCATAGCGCCGGGACGAGCTGTGCGTTCAGCACCGCGGCGGCGGCGAGCACGCGCGCGAGGAGGACCGTGCACGACGCGAGGATCCCGAACGCGAGCGCGGGTGCGAGGTCCGGCTTCAAGGCGCTCTCCCGGGCGAACGTGAAGGTCACGTTGGTCGAGGAGACGAGTCCTCCGAGGAGCCCCGCCCACGCGTATCCGATCTTGGGTCCCGCGATCCGGCGCGCGATGTAGCCGACGAAGCTCATGCCCGAGAAGAAGAGGACCAGGATCCAGAGGAGGCGAGGCCGGATCCCGCCCCAGGGCCCGTACGGCCCTTCCGGGAGGAGCGGGAGGACAA
The DNA window shown above is from Candidatus Eisenbacteria bacterium and carries:
- a CDS encoding MgtC/SapB family protein gives rise to the protein MALDPGVVRIVVAALCGLAIGVERQWSGHAVGPAARIGGVRTFTLLGAVAGMAGWLWTLDAQALAAILLAGAVALVVVGYLAVSAKDVDGTTEVAALVTMAAGILAGLEYLALASGITALTCLILVEKSRLHRTVAKLDDGEIRAAARFAVMAAVVLPLLPEGPYGPWGGIRPRLLWILVLFFSGMSFVGYIARRIAGPKIGYAWAGLLGGLVSSTNVTFTFARESALKPDLAPALAFGILASCTVLLARVLAAAAVLNAQLVPALWPYVAAPLAVGLVVLAVGWRRMKGEGRAEEPSNPLHLRSALQMAVLFQAVLFLVHGAREIWGEEGLLASGAVLGLTDLDALTISMARTAQDPSMALVAAQSIAVGLISNSVFKAAVAGALGRGAVRFFVPLGLAGMALGVAAIFVLVR
- a CDS encoding ElyC/SanA/YdcF family protein, producing MAAAPDAAPRPGASPLSRLLAGLADLLDRSVSPAPSDALFCFAGRPERAPYAVALWRAGIAPVLILSVGRFEWRRFPGLGLDSDGGLRDLVERTPPSRRHFLVVVDRAGARAEWMPRGRLGTLAEARAIARLARGRGWRTLTAVTTAAHSRRALLSVRRALSGEPVRVAVAAVPESRSSAPRDAWWRDRAGRSLVLGECIKLPVYALLARGG
- a CDS encoding ubiquinone/menaquinone biosynthesis methyltransferase encodes the protein MAPAWIRPWPRDRATRRAYVDDVFRRVAPQYDRLTRLLSFGQDDRWKSTLVGLLPDGSREMRVLDLATGTAAFPLLLRNAGHRGTIVGVDRSRAMLRRGRAKCAEDPRIRFVESDLNALPFSPGTFDVILIGYGLRYLDDLGESMRAAHRVLRPGGVLLSLDFGLPARRWYRTLCLTYLFVFGTIWGLLLHRRADTYWHIVESLRAYPGQEALERAILDAGFARVAIVEQLGGISVLARAERAAGAARSAAAGEERVDGELDAFAEDERAAGAIAPPRVARRR